From a single Streptomyces sp. NBC_01264 genomic region:
- the ybeY gene encoding rRNA maturation RNase YbeY, whose protein sequence is MSIDVNNESGTEVDERAILDIARYALARMRIHPLSELSVIVVDEDAMEQLHIQWMDLPGPTDVMSFPMDELRPPKKDEEEPPQGLLGDIVLCPEVAKKQGEDAPTQHSMDEELQLLTVHGVLHLLGYDHEEPDEKAEMFGLQAAIVDGWRGENGVTGPSPAPTVS, encoded by the coding sequence ATGTCGATCGACGTCAACAACGAGTCCGGAACCGAGGTCGACGAGCGGGCGATCCTCGACATCGCCCGCTACGCACTCGCCCGGATGCGGATCCACCCGCTCTCGGAGCTCTCCGTCATCGTCGTGGACGAGGACGCGATGGAGCAGCTCCACATCCAGTGGATGGACCTGCCCGGACCCACCGACGTCATGTCCTTCCCGATGGACGAGCTGCGTCCGCCGAAGAAGGACGAGGAGGAGCCCCCGCAGGGGCTCCTCGGTGACATCGTGCTCTGCCCCGAGGTCGCCAAGAAGCAGGGCGAGGACGCGCCGACGCAGCACTCCATGGACGAGGAGCTCCAGCTCCTGACGGTCCACGGGGTGCTGCACCTGCTCGGGTACGACCACGAGGAGCCGGACGAGAAGGCCGAGATGTTCGGCCTCCAGGCGGCCATCGTCGACGGATGGCGCGGCGAGAACGGCGTGACCGGCCCGTCCCCGGCCCCGACCGTCTCGTGA
- a CDS encoding PhoH family protein, translated as MTQTPTAKTPAPGQARAHFSVPATHPMVSVLGSGDALLRVIEKAFPRADIHVRGNQVSAVGSAAEVVLIQRLFDEMMLVLRTGQPMTEDAVERSIAMLKSSGNGGGPDETPAEVLTQNILSSRGRTIRPKTLNQKRYVDAIDKHTIVFGIGPAGTGKTYLAMAKAVQALQSKQVSRIILTRPAVEAGERLGFLPGTLFDKIDPYLRPLYDALHDMIDPDSIPRLMAAGTIEVAPLAYMRGRTLNEAFVVLDEAQNTTPEQMKMFLTRLGFDSKIVVTGDVTQVDLPGGAKSGLRQVQDILEGVPDIAFSRLTSEDVVRHKLVGRIVDAYEKYDDSQDAKQSRNGFQRK; from the coding sequence ATGACTCAGACACCGACAGCCAAGACCCCCGCGCCGGGGCAGGCGCGAGCCCACTTCTCCGTACCGGCCACCCATCCGATGGTGTCCGTCCTCGGCTCGGGCGACGCCCTGCTGCGCGTGATCGAGAAGGCCTTCCCGAGGGCTGACATCCATGTTCGGGGCAATCAGGTCAGTGCGGTCGGCTCGGCGGCGGAAGTCGTGCTGATCCAGCGCCTGTTCGATGAGATGATGCTGGTGCTCCGCACCGGGCAGCCGATGACGGAGGACGCAGTGGAACGCTCGATCGCCATGCTCAAGTCGAGCGGCAACGGCGGTGGCCCGGACGAGACCCCCGCCGAGGTGCTCACCCAGAACATCCTCTCCAGCCGCGGCCGGACCATCCGTCCCAAGACGCTCAACCAGAAGCGGTACGTCGACGCGATCGACAAGCACACGATCGTCTTCGGCATCGGCCCCGCCGGTACCGGCAAGACCTACCTCGCCATGGCCAAGGCGGTCCAGGCCCTGCAGTCCAAGCAGGTCAGCCGGATCATTTTGACCCGCCCCGCCGTCGAGGCCGGAGAGCGGCTGGGATTCCTCCCCGGCACGCTCTTCGACAAGATCGACCCGTACCTGCGGCCGCTCTACGACGCCCTGCACGACATGATCGACCCGGACTCGATCCCGCGGCTGATGGCGGCGGGGACCATCGAGGTGGCGCCCCTGGCCTACATGCGCGGCCGGACGCTCAACGAGGCCTTCGTCGTCCTCGACGAGGCGCAGAACACCACTCCCGAGCAGATGAAGATGTTCCTGACCCGGCTCGGGTTCGACTCGAAGATCGTCGTCACCGGCGACGTGACCCAGGTCGACCTGCCGGGTGGCGCCAAGAGCGGTCTGCGGCAGGTGCAGGACATCCTCGAAGGCGTTCCGGACATCGCCTTCTCGCGGCTCACGTCCGAGGATGTCGTCCGGCACAAGCTGGTCGGCCGTATCGTCGACGCGTACGAGAAGTACGACGACAGCCAGGACGCGAAGCAGTCGCGGAACGGCTTCCAGCGGAAGTAG
- a CDS encoding carbohydrate kinase family protein: MTSRSSRDSLDSAVDPLGPLRDPHEPGCDVFLTGTVFLDIIFTGLESAPVRGTESWARGMGSSPGGVANMATALARLGLRTSLAAAFGDDHYGEYCWDALEQGEGIDLSMSRTVPGWHSPVTVSMAYEGERTMVSHGHEAPPPAGPGPFPQCPPRARAAVASLGPGGGEAWVAEAARRGARVFADVGWDDSGRWDLAALADLEHCEAFLPNAGEAMAYTRTDCPRAAARALAEKVPIAVVTMGSEGSYAVDGRTGETAEVPAIAVDALDPTGAGDVYVAGFLTGTLAEWPLADRLAFAGLTAALSVQEFGGSLSAPGWTEVAHWWRTAPEALRGRYGFLDDLVPRAAEPASRRRAVPTIGFRHSA, translated from the coding sequence GTGACCAGTCGCAGCAGCCGGGACAGCCTCGACTCCGCCGTGGACCCGCTCGGTCCGCTGCGCGACCCCCATGAACCCGGCTGCGACGTCTTCCTGACCGGCACGGTCTTCCTCGACATCATCTTCACCGGCCTCGAATCGGCCCCCGTGCGCGGCACGGAGTCCTGGGCGCGCGGCATGGGTTCCAGCCCCGGCGGCGTCGCCAACATGGCCACCGCCCTCGCCCGCCTCGGCCTGCGCACCTCCCTGGCCGCCGCCTTCGGGGACGACCACTACGGGGAGTACTGCTGGGACGCGCTCGAACAGGGCGAGGGCATCGACCTGTCGATGTCGCGGACCGTGCCCGGCTGGCACAGCCCCGTCACCGTCTCGATGGCGTACGAGGGCGAGCGCACGATGGTCTCCCACGGCCACGAGGCCCCGCCCCCGGCGGGCCCCGGCCCGTTCCCCCAGTGCCCGCCCCGCGCCCGCGCGGCCGTGGCCTCGCTCGGCCCGGGCGGTGGCGAGGCCTGGGTCGCCGAAGCGGCCCGGCGCGGGGCCCGGGTCTTCGCCGACGTCGGCTGGGACGACAGCGGGCGGTGGGACCTGGCGGCGCTGGCCGACCTGGAGCACTGCGAGGCCTTCCTGCCCAACGCGGGGGAGGCGATGGCCTATACGCGCACCGACTGCCCGCGCGCGGCGGCCCGGGCGCTGGCCGAGAAGGTGCCGATCGCGGTGGTGACGATGGGCTCCGAGGGCTCGTACGCGGTGGACGGGCGGACCGGGGAGACGGCCGAGGTCCCCGCGATCGCGGTCGACGCGCTGGATCCGACCGGGGCGGGTGACGTGTACGTGGCGGGGTTCCTCACCGGCACCCTCGCCGAGTGGCCCCTCGCCGACCGGCTCGCCTTCGCGGGTCTGACGGCCGCGCTGTCGGTGCAGGAGTTCGGCGGCTCCCTGTCGGCCCCCGGCTGGACGGAGGTGGCCCATTGGTGGCGCACCGCCCCGGAGGCCCTGCGGGGGCGGTACGGCTTCCTGGACGACCTCGTCCCGCGGGCGGCGGAGCCGGCGAGCCGGCGCCGGGCGGTCCCGACGATCGGCTTCCGCCACTCGGCGTAG
- a CDS encoding MFS transporter: protein MPDRTPAPPAAWPLVALFTSGYVAPYLLPTVVGRLDAHLPLSPAQAGLIGSVLLLGSAAAGFTLASRIPRLGPRPLARLGLLLAVLGYGTAAATAQLPLVVAGAVLGGFGSGTATAVAASGIAAQRDPHRTSALGLLSVSATAGALYLTLPRLGGGHGLPFAAIALVALACWPATGRLPGADRTDPTGRPEDTDPAVRASGRLPYPRAGVVLAGALMLWSLAQNALWGVSGRIGAQQAGLSEVTLGIVFAAALGAGLLGVTAASLLGSRLGRAVPVGVGTVVIACCVVLASHARDLGSFAAGEILWNAVYPVALSYAIGLAAALDPRGRWAVLVGSASSLGVACGPVTGSLLAEAAGFPGMGLALGILLLAVAGPMAGVALHVGGRPLTPGSVRRRGGAPAAVLAAGAGTPAGSVPRVGAQELEVVELPQLRARPLRLPPLRVLLPSPTATRRGRDRARRRVGADV, encoded by the coding sequence GTGCCCGACCGCACCCCCGCGCCGCCCGCCGCCTGGCCGCTCGTCGCGCTCTTCACCTCCGGTTACGTCGCCCCGTACCTGCTGCCGACCGTCGTCGGCCGACTCGACGCGCACCTCCCGCTGAGCCCCGCGCAGGCCGGGCTGATCGGCTCGGTCCTGCTGCTCGGCTCGGCCGCCGCCGGATTCACCCTCGCCTCCCGCATCCCGCGCCTCGGGCCGCGCCCGCTGGCGCGGCTCGGGCTGCTGCTCGCCGTTCTCGGGTACGGCACGGCCGCCGCCACCGCGCAGCTCCCCCTCGTCGTCGCGGGCGCCGTCCTCGGCGGCTTCGGCTCGGGCACGGCCACCGCCGTGGCCGCCTCCGGGATCGCCGCGCAGCGCGACCCGCACCGGACCTCCGCGCTGGGGCTGCTGTCGGTGTCGGCGACGGCCGGGGCCCTGTACCTGACCCTGCCCCGGCTCGGCGGCGGGCACGGACTGCCGTTCGCGGCGATCGCCCTGGTCGCGCTGGCGTGTTGGCCGGCGACGGGCCGCCTGCCCGGGGCCGACCGCACGGACCCCACGGGCCGTCCCGAGGACACCGACCCGGCCGTACGGGCCTCCGGGCGGCTCCCGTACCCGCGCGCCGGGGTGGTGCTCGCCGGGGCCCTGATGCTCTGGTCGCTGGCCCAGAACGCCCTGTGGGGCGTCAGCGGCCGCATCGGCGCGCAGCAGGCGGGCCTGTCCGAGGTCACCCTCGGGATCGTCTTCGCGGCCGCGCTCGGCGCCGGGCTGCTCGGGGTCACGGCCGCCTCCCTGCTCGGGTCCCGGCTCGGTCGGGCGGTCCCGGTGGGCGTGGGCACGGTGGTCATCGCCTGCTGCGTGGTGCTCGCCTCGCACGCGCGGGACCTGGGCTCCTTCGCGGCCGGGGAGATCCTGTGGAACGCGGTGTACCCCGTCGCGCTCTCCTACGCCATCGGCCTCGCCGCCGCCCTCGACCCGCGCGGGCGCTGGGCCGTCCTGGTCGGTTCCGCGTCCTCGCTCGGCGTGGCCTGCGGGCCCGTCACCGGGAGCCTGCTCGCCGAGGCCGCCGGGTTCCCCGGCATGGGCCTGGCCCTCGGGATCCTGCTGCTGGCGGTGGCCGGGCCGATGGCCGGGGTCGCCCTGCACGTCGGTGGCCGCCCGCTGACCCCCGGCTCGGTGCGGCGGCGCGGCGGGGCTCCGGCGGCGGTGCTCGCCGCCGGAGCCGGGACGCCGGCCGGTTCGGTGCCGCGCGTCGGGGCGCAGGAGCTGGAGGTCGTGGAACTCCCGCAACTCCGCGCCCGCCCACTGCGCCTGCCTCCGCTCCGGGTCCTGCTCCCCTCCCCGACGGCGACCCGCCGCGGCCGCGACAGGGCACGACGCCGGGTCGGGGCCGACGTGTAG
- a CDS encoding ribonuclease Z produces the protein MSSREFVVLGTASQVPTRHRNHNGYLLRWDGEGILFDPGEGTQRQMLRAGVAAHDINRICVTHFHGDHSLGLAGVIQRINLDRVPHPVTAHYPASGQKFFDRLRYATAYRETVQLAEEPVAEDGILARGDAYTLDAVRLSHPVESFGYRLTEPDGRRMLPELLALHGIKGPDVGRIQREGSIGGVTLDEVSEARAGQRFAFVMDTRLCEGVEELAAGCDMLVIESTFLDEDVQLATDHGHLTAGQAARVARDGGVRHLVLTHFSQRYTDPSEFERQARAAGFEGELTIAADLVRVPVPRRAG, from the coding sequence GTGTCGTCACGAGAATTCGTGGTGCTGGGCACCGCCAGCCAGGTGCCCACCCGCCACCGCAACCACAACGGCTACCTGCTGCGCTGGGACGGCGAGGGCATCCTCTTCGATCCCGGCGAGGGAACCCAGCGCCAGATGCTCCGCGCCGGGGTGGCCGCGCACGACATCAACCGGATCTGCGTCACCCACTTCCACGGTGACCACAGCCTCGGTCTCGCCGGGGTCATCCAGCGGATCAACCTCGACCGGGTCCCGCACCCCGTCACCGCCCACTACCCGGCCTCCGGACAGAAGTTCTTCGACCGGCTGCGGTACGCCACGGCCTACCGCGAGACCGTGCAGCTCGCGGAGGAACCCGTCGCCGAGGACGGGATCCTGGCGCGCGGGGACGCGTACACCCTGGACGCGGTACGGCTCTCGCACCCGGTGGAGTCCTTCGGCTACCGGCTCACCGAGCCCGACGGGCGCCGGATGCTGCCCGAACTGCTCGCGCTCCACGGCATCAAGGGGCCGGACGTGGGCCGGATCCAGCGGGAGGGCTCCATCGGCGGAGTCACCCTCGACGAGGTCAGTGAGGCGCGGGCCGGACAGCGGTTCGCCTTCGTCATGGACACCCGGCTCTGCGAAGGCGTCGAGGAGCTCGCGGCGGGCTGCGACATGCTGGTCATCGAGTCGACCTTCCTCGACGAGGACGTCCAACTGGCCACCGACCACGGGCACCTCACCGCGGGGCAGGCGGCGCGGGTGGCGCGGGACGGGGGCGTGCGGCACCTCGTGCTGACGCACTTCTCGCAGCGCTACACCGATCCGTCGGAGTTCGAACGGCAGGCCCGGGCGGCCGGCTTCGAGGGGGAGTTGACGATCGCCGCGGATCTCGTACGGGTACCCGTGCCGAGGCGGGCCGGGTAG
- a CDS encoding histidine triad nucleotide-binding protein, translating to MAGEPQADCLFCKIVAGNIPATVVRETDTTVAFRDINPQAPTHVLVIPKAHYPDAASLAAAEPGTAAEVLAEAGRVAVDEGLAERGYRLVFNTGAGAGQVVFHAHAHVLGGRGFEWPPG from the coding sequence ATGGCCGGGGAACCGCAGGCCGACTGCCTGTTCTGCAAGATCGTCGCCGGGAACATTCCCGCGACGGTCGTCCGGGAGACGGACACGACCGTCGCCTTCCGCGACATCAACCCGCAGGCGCCCACCCACGTCCTCGTCATCCCGAAGGCGCACTACCCGGACGCCGCCTCCCTCGCGGCCGCGGAGCCCGGGACCGCCGCCGAGGTCCTGGCCGAGGCCGGCCGCGTCGCGGTAGACGAGGGGCTCGCCGAACGCGGCTACCGGCTCGTCTTCAACACCGGCGCCGGCGCCGGCCAGGTCGTCTTCCACGCCCACGCCCACGTCCTCGGCGGCCGTGGCTTCGAATGGCCCCCGGGATAA
- a CDS encoding 16S rRNA (uracil(1498)-N(3))-methyltransferase: MTAPVFVVEKVPAGPEFVLDGSEGRHAVSVKRLGPGEALVLTDGRGGWAEAVVTAAEGKDRLVVSVSGAFEEPEPAVRITVVQALPKGDRGEVAVETMTETGVDAIVPWQASRCITQWRGDRGAKSLAKWRATARESGKQSRRVRFPEVAEALSTKQVAALLAEAALAVVLHEDRDAPSGALAIAELPAAGSIVLVVGPEGGVSPDELAAFAAAGAHPYRLGPSVLRTSTAGTAAAAVLLARTGRWS; this comes from the coding sequence ATGACCGCCCCGGTGTTCGTGGTCGAAAAGGTTCCCGCGGGACCGGAGTTCGTCCTGGACGGTTCCGAAGGCCGCCACGCGGTCTCCGTGAAGCGGCTGGGGCCCGGCGAGGCCCTCGTGCTGACCGACGGCCGGGGAGGCTGGGCCGAGGCCGTCGTGACGGCCGCCGAGGGCAAGGACCGCCTCGTCGTCTCCGTGTCCGGGGCCTTCGAGGAGCCGGAGCCGGCCGTACGGATCACCGTCGTCCAGGCGCTGCCCAAGGGCGACCGGGGCGAGGTCGCCGTCGAGACCATGACGGAGACCGGCGTCGACGCGATCGTGCCCTGGCAGGCCTCGCGCTGCATCACCCAGTGGCGCGGCGACCGGGGAGCCAAATCCCTCGCGAAGTGGCGGGCCACCGCCCGGGAGTCGGGCAAGCAGTCCCGCCGGGTCCGCTTCCCCGAGGTCGCGGAGGCACTGTCCACCAAGCAGGTGGCGGCGCTGCTCGCGGAGGCCGCCCTCGCGGTGGTCCTGCACGAGGACCGGGACGCACCCTCGGGCGCGCTGGCCATCGCGGAACTGCCGGCCGCCGGCTCCATCGTCCTGGTCGTCGGACCCGAGGGCGGGGTCTCCCCGGACGAACTGGCCGCCTTCGCCGCGGCCGGGGCGCACCCGTACCGGCTGGGCCCCTCGGTGCTGCGCACCTCCACGGCGGGCACGGCTGCGGCGGCGGTCCTGCTGGCGCGGACGGGGCGCTGGTCCTGA
- a CDS encoding nitronate monooxygenase, which translates to MSSAPNGLFAYPIVQAPMAGGASCPPLAAAVCEAGALGFLAGGYKTADGMYQEIKRLRALTRRPFGVNLFLPQASHADPAALEAYRGHLASEASWYEISLADEDIIGTIDDGYDAKLAILIEDPVPVVSFTFGLPSPAAFTCLRKVGTYTIATVTSVEEARAAQAAGADAVCVQGVEAGGHQGTHRDDPQGDGTAGVGLLALVAQVREAVALPIIAAGGLMRGSQIAALLAAGAEAAQLGTAFLACPESGAHPLHKKALTDPLFVRTELTRAFSGRPARGLVNRFMREHGPYAPAAYPQVHHLTAPLRKAAAAAGDPQGMALWAGQGHRLARALPAGELVEVLAAELGAAQNALKAMQMRSAS; encoded by the coding sequence ATGTCCTCCGCACCGAACGGTCTCTTCGCGTACCCGATCGTGCAGGCGCCCATGGCGGGCGGCGCGTCCTGCCCGCCGCTCGCGGCCGCCGTGTGCGAAGCGGGGGCACTGGGCTTCCTCGCCGGCGGCTACAAGACCGCCGACGGCATGTACCAGGAGATCAAGCGGCTGCGGGCGCTCACCCGCCGCCCCTTCGGCGTCAACCTCTTCCTGCCGCAGGCCTCCCACGCGGACCCGGCCGCCCTGGAGGCCTACCGCGGGCACCTCGCCAGCGAGGCCTCCTGGTACGAGATCTCCCTCGCCGACGAGGACATCATCGGCACCATCGACGACGGCTACGACGCCAAACTGGCCATTCTCATCGAAGACCCGGTACCCGTCGTCTCCTTCACCTTCGGCCTGCCCTCGCCCGCGGCCTTCACCTGCCTGCGCAAGGTCGGTACGTACACGATCGCCACCGTCACCTCCGTCGAGGAGGCCCGCGCCGCCCAGGCGGCCGGCGCCGACGCCGTCTGCGTCCAGGGGGTGGAGGCGGGCGGCCACCAGGGCACCCACCGCGACGACCCGCAGGGCGACGGAACCGCCGGAGTCGGCCTGCTCGCGCTCGTCGCGCAGGTGCGCGAGGCCGTGGCCCTCCCGATCATCGCGGCGGGCGGCCTGATGCGCGGCTCGCAGATCGCCGCGCTGCTCGCCGCGGGCGCGGAGGCCGCGCAGCTCGGCACGGCCTTCCTGGCCTGCCCGGAGTCCGGCGCGCACCCCCTGCACAAGAAGGCCCTGACCGACCCGCTGTTCGTCCGGACGGAGCTGACCCGGGCCTTCTCGGGACGGCCGGCCCGCGGACTGGTCAACCGGTTCATGCGCGAGCACGGCCCGTACGCCCCGGCCGCGTACCCGCAGGTCCACCACCTGACCGCGCCGCTGCGCAAGGCCGCCGCGGCGGCCGGGGACCCGCAGGGCATGGCCCTGTGGGCGGGCCAGGGGCACCGGCTGGCGCGGGCCCTGCCGGCCGGGGAGCTGGTGGAGGTGCTCGCGGCGGAACTCGGCGCGGCGCAGAACGCGTTGAAGGCAATGCAGATGAGGAGTGCGTCATGA
- the dnaJ gene encoding molecular chaperone DnaJ, producing the protein MATDYYAVLGVRRDASQDEIKKAFRRLARELHPDVNPDPKTQERFKEINAAYEVLSDPQKKQVFDLGGDPLSSAGGGGAGGFGAGGFGNFSDIMDAFFGQSSQRGPRSRTRRGQDAMIRLDLELDEAAFGTTKDIQVDTAVVCTTCSGEGAAPGTSAQTCDMCRGRGEVSQVTRSFLGQVMTSRPCPQCQGFGTVVPTPCPECAGDGRVRSRRSLTVKIPAGVENGTRIQLAGEGEVGPGGGPAGDLYVEIHELPHPTFQRRGDDLHCTVTIPMTAAALGTKCPLETLDGLEEIDIRPGTGSGQAIPLHGRGVTHLRGGGRGDLIVHVEVTTPGKLDPAQEDLLRQLAKLRGEERPMGQFAPGQQGLFSRLKDAFNGR; encoded by the coding sequence GTGGCCACGGACTACTACGCCGTTCTCGGCGTGCGCCGCGACGCATCGCAGGACGAGATCAAGAAGGCATTCCGGCGGCTCGCACGCGAGCTGCACCCGGATGTGAACCCCGATCCCAAGACGCAAGAGCGTTTCAAGGAGATCAACGCCGCCTACGAGGTCCTCTCGGACCCGCAGAAGAAGCAGGTCTTCGACCTCGGCGGCGACCCCCTGTCCTCCGCGGGCGGCGGCGGGGCCGGCGGCTTCGGAGCGGGTGGCTTCGGCAACTTCTCCGACATCATGGACGCCTTCTTCGGTCAGTCCTCGCAGCGCGGACCGCGCTCGCGGACCCGCCGCGGCCAGGACGCCATGATCCGCCTCGACCTGGAACTGGACGAGGCGGCCTTCGGCACGACCAAGGACATCCAGGTCGACACGGCCGTCGTCTGCACCACCTGCTCCGGTGAAGGCGCCGCCCCCGGCACCTCGGCGCAGACCTGCGACATGTGCCGCGGCCGCGGTGAGGTCTCGCAGGTCACCCGGTCCTTCCTGGGCCAGGTCATGACCTCGCGCCCCTGCCCGCAGTGCCAGGGCTTCGGCACCGTGGTCCCGACCCCGTGTCCCGAGTGCGCGGGCGACGGCCGGGTCCGCTCCCGCCGCAGCCTCACCGTCAAGATCCCGGCCGGCGTCGAGAACGGCACCCGGATCCAGCTCGCGGGCGAGGGCGAGGTCGGCCCCGGCGGCGGCCCCGCCGGTGACCTGTACGTGGAGATCCACGAGCTGCCGCACCCGACCTTCCAGCGGCGCGGGGACGACCTGCACTGCACGGTCACCATCCCGATGACCGCGGCGGCCCTGGGCACCAAGTGCCCGCTGGAGACGCTGGACGGCCTGGAGGAGATCGACATCCGGCCCGGCACCGGGTCCGGGCAGGCGATCCCGCTGCACGGGCGCGGCGTCACCCACCTGCGCGGTGGCGGGCGCGGCGACCTGATCGTGCACGTCGAGGTCACCACCCCGGGCAAGCTGGACCCGGCGCAGGAGGACCTGCTGCGCCAGCTGGCCAAGCTGCGGGGCGAGGAGCGGCCGATGGGCCAGTTCGCGCCGGGTCAGCAAGGCCTGTTCAGCCGTCTGAAGGACGCCTTCAACGGGCGCTGA
- the hrcA gene encoding heat-inducible transcriptional repressor HrcA, with protein MLSDRRLEVLRAIVQDYVGTEEPVGSKALTERHRLGVSPATVRNDMAVLEDEGYIAQPHTSAGRIPTDKGYRLFVDRLAGVKPLSTPERRAIQNFLDGAVDLDDVVGRTVRLLAQLTRQVAVVQYPSLTRSTVRHVELLSLAPARLMLVLITDTGRVEQRLVDCQTPFADTSLADLRARLNSRVVGRRFTDVPPLVKDLPESFENEDRVTVKAVLDTLLETLVEEAEERLMIGGTANLTRFGHDFPLTIRPVLEALEEQVVLLKLLGEANESGMAVKIGHENAYEGLNSTSVVSVGYGSGGEAVAKLGVVGPTRMDYPGTMGAVRAVARYVGQILAES; from the coding sequence ATGCTCAGCGATCGCAGACTCGAAGTGCTGCGCGCCATCGTCCAGGACTACGTCGGGACGGAGGAGCCGGTCGGCTCCAAGGCGCTCACCGAGCGGCACCGGCTCGGCGTCTCGCCCGCCACCGTGCGCAACGACATGGCCGTGCTGGAGGACGAGGGCTACATCGCCCAGCCCCACACCAGCGCCGGCCGGATCCCCACCGACAAGGGCTACCGCCTCTTCGTCGACAGGCTGGCGGGGGTCAAACCGCTCTCGACGCCCGAGCGCCGGGCCATCCAGAACTTCCTCGACGGGGCCGTCGACCTCGACGACGTCGTCGGCCGTACCGTGCGGCTGCTCGCGCAGCTGACCCGGCAGGTCGCCGTCGTCCAGTACCCCTCGCTCACCCGGTCCACCGTCCGGCACGTGGAACTGCTCTCGCTGGCCCCGGCCCGCCTGATGCTCGTCCTCATCACGGACACCGGCCGGGTCGAGCAGCGGCTCGTCGACTGCCAGACCCCCTTCGCGGACACCTCGCTCGCGGACCTGCGGGCCCGCCTCAACAGCCGTGTCGTCGGCCGCCGGTTCACCGACGTGCCGCCGCTGGTGAAGGACCTTCCGGAGTCCTTCGAGAACGAGGACCGGGTGACGGTGAAGGCCGTCCTCGACACCCTTCTCGAAACGCTGGTCGAGGAGGCGGAGGAGCGGCTGATGATCGGCGGCACCGCCAACCTCACCCGCTTCGGACACGATTTTCCCCTGACGATCAGGCCGGTGCTCGAAGCGCTGGAGGAGCAGGTCGTGCTCCTCAAGCTGCTGGGCGAGGCCAATGAGTCGGGAATGGCCGTAAAGATCGGGCATGAGAACGCCTACGAGGGACTGAACTCCACGTCCGTCGTCTCGGTCGGCTACGGTTCGGGCGGCGAAGCAGTCGCCAAACTCGGCGTGGTCGGACCGACCCGCATGGACTACCCCGGAACGATGGGAGCGGTACGCGCAGTGGCACGTTACGTCGGACAGATCCTGGCGGAGTCGTAA
- a CDS encoding MBL fold metallo-hydrolase: MDVRWEEAGWERLTERAGRKRLPVWDCTVGLVVGEDSALLIDPGSSLREGALVWAEAERLAGRRVTHLAFTHGHFDHVLGGAAFAGAEVYGPVGLDALLSVSRDELRADAVRHGLAEAEAAEAADLLVIPRHLVSGEWTLDLGGVQVLLANVGPGHTRHDLAAFVPGAREVVFCGDLVEESGEPQAGPDATPRQWPAALDRLLTLGGDDALYVPGHGAVVDAAFVRAQRDTLAARFGVSGR, encoded by the coding sequence ATGGACGTGCGTTGGGAAGAGGCGGGCTGGGAACGACTCACCGAACGGGCCGGCCGAAAGCGCCTGCCGGTGTGGGATTGCACCGTGGGACTGGTGGTGGGCGAGGATTCGGCCCTCCTGATCGACCCCGGGTCCTCCCTGCGGGAAGGCGCGCTGGTGTGGGCCGAGGCGGAGCGGCTGGCGGGGCGCCGCGTGACCCATCTCGCATTCACACACGGACATTTCGACCACGTTCTGGGCGGGGCGGCGTTCGCGGGGGCGGAGGTGTACGGCCCGGTCGGGCTGGACGCCCTGCTCTCCGTGAGCCGGGACGAGCTGCGGGCCGACGCGGTCCGGCACGGCCTGGCCGAGGCCGAGGCGGCCGAGGCGGCGGACCTGCTGGTGATCCCCCGGCACCTGGTGTCGGGCGAGTGGACGCTCGACCTGGGCGGGGTGCAGGTGCTGCTGGCGAACGTGGGCCCGGGGCACACCCGGCACGATCTGGCCGCCTTCGTGCCCGGCGCGCGCGAGGTGGTCTTCTGCGGCGACCTCGTCGAGGAGTCGGGCGAGCCGCAGGCCGGCCCGGACGCGACGCCCCGGCAGTGGCCGGCGGCCCTGGACCGCCTCCTCACCCTGGGCGGGGACGACGCTCTGTACGTGCCGGGTCACGGAGCGGTGGTCGACGCGGCCTTCGTACGTGCCCAACGCGACACACTGGCCGCCCGCTTCGGCGTGTCGGGCCGCTGA